A region of the Leptospira stimsonii genome:
TTATTTTTGTAAAAGGGTTTGGATCGTTTCTCGGGTCGATTGCCGTATTCTCCTTTACTTACTTCGATCGGGATTCCTTTTTGATCGATGCAAAGGTCTATATTGTTGTCGTTATCGTCGATGTCCGCAATTTGAAAGGGGAATACCGAATCCGTTTTCTTTTCGTTTTTTAATTTGATTTTGAACCTCTCGAGTTCTCGTAACCCGAGTTCTCCTCCATCCGTCGCCCTGACCCCACCCGACCAAACGATTCGTACAACTGAAACGGTTTTGGATCTGGGACAATCGGCCCCGCGCCCCGTCTCGTTGTACGGATAGTCGTGCCCAAGTTCGAAGTGTTCCGCATAACTTAGAAAAGGTCCTTCCGCCAGGGAAGTGACGCTTATCTTTTGTCCTTGAAAGTTTTGTCCATCTCGGCTTCTTAAGTCGTTGATAATTCGAACCTCGACCGGTTCGTTCTCCGGAAAATTTCCGAATTCTCCAATCAAAAGAATCGTCCTGAGTTCGTATTCTTCCAAAGCGGGACGGAACGTAACAAAGGAAACGGGAAGCAGTTCTCCTTTCTTTGTAAGGATTTGAGAATCGGAAGCGTCGAGGGTTCCCGGATCGATCTCATGCGAAAATACGAGAGGTATTCCGTCTTTCCCCGGTGCATTCTTCCATAAAAAAAAAGATCGTAACGGCAATGCATTGTCTAAGCCGAAGAAGGCGGATATTATGTTCGCTTTTCTTGTATGGTTGATCTGCGGATCTTTGTTTGATAGTCTATAATTCGGCGCTGAAATACAACTTCCGAACAAAAGCAGTAATAGTAATATTCGACTCGAGTGGTCGGACATGTTGAATTCCTCCGTAGGCGATGCTTTGGTTCGTTCTTTCTTTTTGGAACCAAGAATGTAGAAGAGAGGATTCCTCGTTAAAGAAGGCCGAATTTCTTCTTTGTCAACAAAAAGAATTAGAAGGAATACCGTCTTGACAGCTTCCATTCTAAGATTTTTGATTCCATTAAAGACGAAGAGATATGAGTTCTATAAAATCCAAAAAGAAATCCCCAATTCCAACAAACAAATGGTGGCAAACAACCACGATTTATCAGATCTACCCCCGTTCCTTTGCGGATACGAACGAAGATGGGATCGGTGATATCGCCGGGATCATTTCTAAGTTAGATTATCTGAAGGATATGGGTTTTGAAACCCTCTGGATTTCTCCCTTATATAAAAGTCCTCAACGAGATCACGGATACGACGTTAGCGACTATTACTCGATTTCTCCCGAGTACGGAACTCTCAAGGACGCGGAGAACTTAATCAAAGAAGTTCATAAAAGAGGAATGAAGATCGTCTTCGACATGGTGATGAACCATACTTCGGACGAACACGAATGGTTTAAAGAATCCCGTTCCAGTAAGGACAATCCCAAAAGGGATTGGTATATTTGGAAAGACGGCAAAGGGAAAGGAAAACCGCCTAACAACTGGAGTTCGTTCGTTACTCCCAATGCTTGGCAGTATGATAAAAAAACGGATCAGTGGTATTGTGCGAGCTTTCTTGATTTCCAGCCGGATTTGAACTATTATAACCCGGAAGTCAAAAAAGCGATGTTCGACGTTTTGCGTTTTTGGTTAAAAAAGGGCGTGGACGGTTTTCGTTTGGATATCTTTCACGCGATTTACAAAGACAGACATTTTCGGGATAACCCGTTTCGTTTTAAATACTTAGTAACCGAGAATGATCACGACGGTTACTTTCAGAGAAGACTTTATACGGTTAATCACCCGAACAACTTCGAATTTGCAAAAGAACTCAGATCCGTCCTCGACGAATTCGAAGGTGATCGTTTCGCTGTCGGCGAGGTCGCCGGGGATGATCATACCATCAAACGTTACTTAGGCGAAAAAAGAGACGGATTGAATCTGATATTTCTTTTCGAAACCCTGATGTTGAAATTCAAGACGAGTTTTTTCAAGGGCATCATCAAGAAGATGGAAGAAATCTATCCGGCTCCATACACTCCCACGTATGTTTTCGGGAATCACGATCAAAGACGGTATATGCGTAAGATCAACAACAACCTGGAAAAAGGGAAGTTGGTGGCTCTGTTTCAGTTTACCGCTCGAGGTGTTCCGGTCACATATTACGGTGAGGAAATCGGGATGACCAACGAAACGATCAAACTCACCGAAGCCCAAGATCCGCTCGCAAGAATCTATCGCTGGTTAGGTGATACACTTTCCGAATTTCTGGGACTCGCGGACATTATCATTCGGGATCGAGCCAGATCTCCGATGCAGTGGGATGATTCACCAAACGCCGGTTTTACGACTAAAAAGGCAAAACCTTGGATTCGAGTACACGGAAATTACAAGGCAAGAAACGTAAGCACTGAATCCGAAGACAAGGATTCACTTTTGAGCGTATATCGAAAAGTCATCCATCTACGGAACGAAAGTAAGGCATTGAGAGAAGGAAATTTGACTCTGCTTGAAGAAGGTGTTCCAAAAGATATGCTCGTTTATATTCGAGAAGCCGACAAAGAACGGAAAATGGTGATTTTTAACTTTGGAAAAAAAGAACGTCTTTTTAATAATACGACGGATTGCAAAAAATATTGTTTTTCAACTCACGTCTACGATCACAATGAATTCGATCTCTTTCAGGTGCCGCCGTGTTCCGGTTTGATCTTGGAGAACGACCATTCTCCGAGGGTTGTAATAAAACCGAAAGTTAAGAGAAAAAAATAAACTCCTATAAATCGGTTTTTTCCATCGGAAACGCTTTCTTTCTTTTGAACCGGAACGGATCGAAAGGAAGAAAGCCGTTTGATTTTTTACACTTTCTGTTTTGGGAAAATCTCCTTAAAAAAAGAAAGTAGTTCGTTCCAAGAGCGGCGATCCGCCTTTGCGTTGTAAGCCGCCCCCTTGGAATTGTCGTTTCCCGCTTCTTTGATTGTAAAGGAGTGAACGGCTCCGCCATAAGAAATAAATTGCCAGTCGATTCCTGCCTTTCTCATCTCATCCTGAAACGTGTCTACCTCGTCTTTTTTTACGAAAGGATCGTCTGCTCCGTGTAATACGAGAACCTTCCCAGCGATACTCTTCGCGTCTTCCGTATTAGGGGTTTGTAATCCACCATGGAAACTAACGGTTCCCTTAATCGGCGCCCCGCTTCGTGCGAGTTCCAACGCCACGGTTCCGCCGAAACAATAGCCGATCGCCGCGATATTCTGCGCATCCACTTCCGGTTGCGATTTTAGTGTTTCTAATGCCGCCGTGATTCGAGCTCTCATCAGTTTGCGGTCTTGTTTGAATTGACCGGCTAACTTAGAAGCTTCTTCCATACCTTTGGGTCGAATGCCTTTTCCGTAGATGTCCACTGCAAACGCAACGTAACCTAACTCGGCAAGTTTATCCGCTCGCATTTTGGAATTTTCTCCTAAACCGAGCCAATCGTGTACGACCAGGATACCCGGCGCCGTCTTTTTAGAACCGAGCTCAGGATAGGAAATGTATCCTTCTAAAGTGGTTTCTCCCTCTTGATAGACGATGTTCTTCGAAATCGTTTTGGCCGCTATGGAAACGGAGAATAACTGTAAGACCGCAAAAAAGGTTAAGAATTTCTTCATGAATCGATTTACCTCGTTCTTCTTTTGACAGATTTCTATTGGAAAAGCAATGAATTTTAGAACCAACTTCTTATTAAAAGTAGGTTTCATTCCAATCTAAGGCGGTTGGGGAAGCGTTTATTGAACGTATGATTCGGTTCGATTGGTCCCATTTTTTCCGCCTTCCATCTTTCTACGGAATATATTCAGAATCTGTTATGTTTTAGAAATCGTGTTTCCACTTTTGTCTCTAATCGCGACGCCCAAGAGTTCGAAACGATCTCTCGTTTGTGCTCTTCGGCTCATCGTTTGGAAAGGTTCGCGACGTCTCGTTTTAAATCTTTATAACGAAGGGCGTATCTTTTTCACTTTTCTTTTGAGAAAGGAGGACAAAAGCGAAACTTCCGGAAGAAAAAAATTGATAAAAATGGTTCGTGTCCATTGTAAAGACTTGAACGAAAATGAATTCCTATTATTTATCGTCACTCATCATTCTACAAATATGAAACGAAATCACATACGAGGTCGAAATGCTAAAACGAAGAAAGTTATTATTTCCTTTGCTCTGTATTGTTCTTTGGATCCTCTCATTCAACGCCTGTGGATCGTCCGGAAATTCTAAAATTCCTCCTCGCGCCGAAAAAGGAATTTTGGATCTGAGAGACTGGGATTTCAACTCCGACGGAATCGTAAAATTGGACGGGGAATGGTCCTTTGTCTGGAAACAACTTCCTCTTTCCAAGCCGAACACGGTTCTTCCCGATTCGAAAACGTATTTTGTTCCGGTTCCCGATAACTGGAATTCCTATAAGGAGATCGGAGATATCAATTCGGCGTCGGCCTACGGTTATGGAACGTTTACTCTGAAGGTTTTGTTAAACGAAAATCAAATCCCTCTTGGACTGCGTTTTCAGGACGTGGGAACGGCCGCGGCGATTTGGGTGAACGGCAAAAAATTAATCCGAAGTGGAGTGGTCGGAACCGATGAAAACACTTCAAGGCCGCAGTATCTTCCGCGATATATAGACGTTCCCACAGACAACAACGAAGCCTTGATCCAAGTCGAAGTCTCCAACTTTCATCATTTTAAAGGTGGAATCTGGGAAACGATTCGTCTTGGAAGTCGGAAGAGCATACAGGACGATAAGGAAAATCGATCCGCGACCGAGATGTTTCTTTTCGGAAGTATTGCGATCATGGCCCTCTATCACTTCGGTCTTTTTTCTTTAAGGAGAAAAGACAACTCGAGTTTGTTCTTCGGTTTATTTTGTTTTGTCATCGTCGTGCGTCTACTCACTACCGGAGAACGATTTCTTCTCCAAAAATTTCCGGACATACCTTGGGAGCTCGGAAGCAAGTTGGAATATCTTTCTTTTTATCTTGCGTGGCCGATTTTTCAGAAATACATGGACAGTATTTTTCCGGGGGACATGCCACCGTTGGTTACAAAGATCGCTACCGCGGTCGTCGGCTTCTTTTCGCTTATCATTTTGTTTTTTCCCACTAGAATTTTCGCACTAACACTGCTTCCTTACCAAGGAATTCTACTTCTTTATATACCATTCTTCTTCTTCTGGTCCGGAAGATTTATATATCGAAAACGCGATGGTGCAATCATCGCCGGGATCGGCGTCTTAGCATTGATCGCGGCCGCGATCAACGATATTCTACAAAGTCAAACTCTCGTCAGTCACGGATACTATCTTCCGATCGGACTTTTTTCGTTTATTTTCGCCCAGTCCTATATGCTTTCGCTGAAGTTTTCCTCCGCGTTTGTCTCGATCGAAAACTTATCCGCGGATCTAACGAGAACGAATCAATCGTATAGTCGTTTTGTTCCTTTAGAATTTTTGAAATTTCTCGGGAAAAAGAATATTACGGAAATTGAATTAGGAGATCAAACTCAAAAGGAAATGACGATCCTTTTCTCCGATATACGATCTTTCACACAACTCTCCGAAAAGATGACACCGAAGGATAACTTCGATTTTTTAAATTCTTATATGGGAAGAATGGGGCCGATCATTCGAAAACATGGAGGCTTTGTGGATAAGTATTTAGGAGACGGGATCATGGCTCTTTTTCCGGATTCTCCCGATGACGCAGTGGAAGCGGCGAAGGAGATGAAATCAACACTGGAAGAACACAACCAAAGTCGTTTGGAAAGAAATTATGATCCGATCCGAATCGGGATCGGAATTCATACCGGTGTTTTGATGCTGGGAACGATCGGAGAAGAGGCGAGGATGGACGGAACCGTCATCTCGGACGCCGTCAATCTTGCGTCTCGAATCGAAGGACTTACGAAAGAATATGGAGCGGAT
Encoded here:
- a CDS encoding alpha-glucosidase; this encodes MSSIKSKKKSPIPTNKWWQTTTIYQIYPRSFADTNEDGIGDIAGIISKLDYLKDMGFETLWISPLYKSPQRDHGYDVSDYYSISPEYGTLKDAENLIKEVHKRGMKIVFDMVMNHTSDEHEWFKESRSSKDNPKRDWYIWKDGKGKGKPPNNWSSFVTPNAWQYDKKTDQWYCASFLDFQPDLNYYNPEVKKAMFDVLRFWLKKGVDGFRLDIFHAIYKDRHFRDNPFRFKYLVTENDHDGYFQRRLYTVNHPNNFEFAKELRSVLDEFEGDRFAVGEVAGDDHTIKRYLGEKRDGLNLIFLFETLMLKFKTSFFKGIIKKMEEIYPAPYTPTYVFGNHDQRRYMRKINNNLEKGKLVALFQFTARGVPVTYYGEEIGMTNETIKLTEAQDPLARIYRWLGDTLSEFLGLADIIIRDRARSPMQWDDSPNAGFTTKKAKPWIRVHGNYKARNVSTESEDKDSLLSVYRKVIHLRNESKALREGNLTLLEEGVPKDMLVYIREADKERKMVIFNFGKKERLFNNTTDCKKYCFSTHVYDHNEFDLFQVPPCSGLILENDHSPRVVIKPKVKRKK
- a CDS encoding dienelactone hydrolase family protein produces the protein MKKFLTFFAVLQLFSVSIAAKTISKNIVYQEGETTLEGYISYPELGSKKTAPGILVVHDWLGLGENSKMRADKLAELGYVAFAVDIYGKGIRPKGMEEASKLAGQFKQDRKLMRARITAALETLKSQPEVDAQNIAAIGYCFGGTVALELARSGAPIKGTVSFHGGLQTPNTEDAKSIAGKVLVLHGADDPFVKKDEVDTFQDEMRKAGIDWQFISYGGAVHSFTIKEAGNDNSKGAAYNAKADRRSWNELLSFFKEIFPKQKV
- a CDS encoding adenylate/guanylate cyclase domain-containing protein; this translates as MLKRRKLLFPLLCIVLWILSFNACGSSGNSKIPPRAEKGILDLRDWDFNSDGIVKLDGEWSFVWKQLPLSKPNTVLPDSKTYFVPVPDNWNSYKEIGDINSASAYGYGTFTLKVLLNENQIPLGLRFQDVGTAAAIWVNGKKLIRSGVVGTDENTSRPQYLPRYIDVPTDNNEALIQVEVSNFHHFKGGIWETIRLGSRKSIQDDKENRSATEMFLFGSIAIMALYHFGLFSLRRKDNSSLFFGLFCFVIVVRLLTTGERFLLQKFPDIPWELGSKLEYLSFYLAWPIFQKYMDSIFPGDMPPLVTKIATAVVGFFSLIILFFPTRIFALTLLPYQGILLLYIPFFFFWSGRFIYRKRDGAIIAGIGVLALIAAAINDILQSQTLVSHGYYLPIGLFSFIFAQSYMLSLKFSSAFVSIENLSADLTRTNQSYSRFVPLEFLKFLGKKNITEIELGDQTQKEMTILFSDIRSFTQLSEKMTPKDNFDFLNSYMGRMGPIIRKHGGFVDKYLGDGIMALFPDSPDDAVEAAKEMKSTLEEHNQSRLERNYDPIRIGIGIHTGVLMLGTIGEEARMDGTVISDAVNLASRIEGLTKEYGADILLSDESYQKIRNRRKYTFQELGKVSVKGKENLIGVYEVK